The proteins below come from a single Spiroplasma endosymbiont of Atherix ibis genomic window:
- a CDS encoding S1 RNA-binding domain-containing protein, with the protein MGTIVNVTITKIVDFGAFCDAEIDGKIYKGLIHISEIADAYVTNVADYVTVGQQMEGYVISTDESKEQAKLSLKRVSK; encoded by the coding sequence TTACTATTACTAAAATAGTTGATTTTGGGGCATTCTGTGATGCTGAAATTGATGGAAAAATCTACAAAGGTTTAATTCATATATCTGAAATTGCTGACGCTTATGTTACTAATGTAGCTGATTATGTAACTGTAGGTCAACAAATGGAAGGTTATGTAATTTCAACTGATGAAAGCAAAGAACAAGCTAAATTATCATTAAAAAGAGTATCAAAATAA
- a CDS encoding alpha/beta hydrolase, with translation MNYKKSLKKLKKYYYNWFNLTLMILLFPLVLILSMFCAIIFVPYLFKYPRKGLYKGVVEFNTYEHLLYDLKIKKISNFNIKKEQIRDFKIGSLKQEISALMVRNKNSKKWVIGLHGFKRNKYMGLRGIYHFYDQGYNLVTFDAFAHGLTYGKYSDFGLNNSKVLNEVISWVKKSFDVEEIGVFGTSMGATSALCFAKKYYELNKIDWLIADCPFAQAVPQIRFFLKKYMKLPWWLMSLGINYNFRRYAKKSIKEVNLLLGFENIGDLKVLFIHGKKDDFIMYQNSVAMYHLKLMTEDIKLSKLKLYDNAKHSSSMHKNIENYIETTISFAQNLQI, from the coding sequence ATGAATTACAAAAAAAGTCTAAAAAAGTTAAAAAAATATTACTATAATTGATTTAATTTAACTCTAATGATACTTTTATTCCCTTTAGTTTTAATTTTATCAATGTTTTGTGCAATTATCTTTGTACCTTACTTATTTAAATACCCTAGAAAAGGCTTATATAAAGGTGTTGTAGAATTTAATACTTATGAACATCTACTTTATGATTTGAAAATTAAAAAAATAAGTAATTTTAATATAAAAAAAGAACAGATAAGAGATTTTAAGATAGGATCACTTAAACAAGAAATAAGTGCTTTAATGGTTAGAAATAAAAACAGTAAAAAATGAGTTATTGGTCTTCATGGATTTAAACGAAATAAATACATGGGTTTAAGAGGAATTTATCACTTTTATGATCAAGGTTATAATTTAGTTACTTTTGATGCTTTTGCACACGGTTTAACCTATGGAAAATACTCTGATTTTGGTTTAAACAACTCAAAAGTATTAAATGAAGTTATTAGTTGAGTCAAAAAAAGTTTTGATGTTGAAGAAATTGGTGTATTTGGCACAAGTATGGGAGCAACTAGTGCTCTTTGTTTTGCAAAAAAATATTATGAATTAAATAAGATTGATTGATTGATTGCAGACTGTCCCTTTGCTCAAGCAGTTCCCCAAATTAGATTCTTTTTAAAAAAATACATGAAACTTCCTTGATGACTAATGTCTTTAGGAATTAACTATAATTTTAGAAGATATGCAAAAAAAAGTATTAAAGAAGTTAACTTATTGTTAGGTTTTGAAAATATTGGAGATTTAAAAGTCCTATTTATTCATGGTAAAAAAGATGATTTTATAATGTATCAAAATTCAGTTGCTATGTATCATTTAAAGTTAATGACAGAAGACATTAAATTAAGTAAATTAAAATTATATGATAATGCAAAGCATTCAAGTAGTATGCACAAAAATATTGAAAATTATATAGAAACTACTATTAGCTTTGCTCAAAATTTACAAATATAA